A genomic window from Aythya fuligula isolate bAytFul2 chromosome 15, bAytFul2.pri, whole genome shotgun sequence includes:
- the NTAN1 gene encoding protein N-terminal asparagine amidohydrolase yields MPLLVNGERIDPGRPPAAMIRAYPHLEEKAKLLRSRPTQIVEPKGLLYVQQREFAVTTPKDGSVSILGSDDATTCHLVVLRHTGSGATCLTHCDGSDTEAEVSLIMSSVKSFSNSADYGRLELHLVGGFNDDRQLSQKLTNQLLRAFDLQPDDVHLVTFCVTELNDREEKDIHFPIIYGIAVNVKTAEIFPATFPEKGPDEDLRSAHILTGAKLTNIYDAKKEQLHIGPYFWRPFPHVDFWLEQDDQQILQNLSTSPLAEPPHFVSHIRSTLTFLKEHPFPSRSLFPDRKPRIYRKNQDGLWEQVCSDKI; encoded by the exons ATGCCGCTGCTGGTCAACGGGGAGCGGATCGACCCGGGCCGGCCCCCGGCGGCCATGATCCGCGCCTACCCGCACCTCGAG GAAAAGGCAAAACTTCTGAGAAGTCGGCCTACTCAAATTGTGGAACCTAAAGGTCTTCTTTACGTCCAGCAGAGAGAATTTGCAGTGACTACCCCTAAGGATG GTTCTGTTTCTATTCTTGGATCAGATGATGCAACTACCTGCCACTTAGTTGTGCTCCGACACACAG GTAGCGGAGCCACCTGCTTGACACACTGCGATGGATCGGACACAGAAGCTGAGGTGTCGCTCATCATGAGTTCAGTAAAATCTTTCTCTAACTCTGCAGACTATGGAAG GCTGGAATTGCACCTAGTTGGAGGTTTCAATGATGATAGGCAGTTATCACAAAAACTTACTAATCAGCTTCTTA GAGCATTTGATCTCCAACCAGATGACGTTCATTTGGTGACTTTCTGTGTAACAG AACTAAAtgacagagaagagaaggatatTCACTTCCCAATCATTTATGGAATAG CTGTGAACGTTAAAACAGCAGAGATTTTCCCTGCAACCTTCCCAGAAAAAGGGCCTGATGAGGATTTGCGTTCAGCCCATATTTTAACAGGAGCAAAA CTGACCAACATTTATGATGCCAAGAAGGAACAGCTCCACATTGGGCCTTATTTCTGGAGGCCTTTCCCACACGTAGATTTCTGGTTGGAACAAGATGATCAACAGATCTTACAG aatcTTTCCACGTCACCCTTGGCTGAGCCACCCCACTTTGTTTCCCACATTAGATctacattaacatttttaaaagaacatccCTTTCCATCGCGCTCCCTGTTTCCTGATAGGAAACCTCGCATCTACAGAAAAAATCAAGACGGGTTATGGGAACAGGTTTGTTCTGACAAGATCTAA
- the RRN3 gene encoding RNA polymerase I-specific transcription initiation factor RRN3 produces MLRGDEFLSSPPRKAVRFGGTLPDILLKYGQGDTTDYELLKHQLSDPDIKDAQIINWLHEFRASVTYLTKDFDQLVSLLLKLPWLRRSREVVEEYLGFLGNLVSAQTVHLRPCLRMIVSQFVPPRITIREEDVDISDSDDDDENLSENFNTCHRALQTVVRYVPSTLQFLMPILVESFPFINKSERTLECYVHNLLRVTVYLPTLRLQILELIVEKLLKLDVSTPQQDIEDAEEAANNSDSVEKSAEEGLFDMEEDEERKGNKVVSSSSERMAHPLAERLDILMTILFSYIKDVCHVDGKLDINKTKDLYRDLVSVFDKLILPTHASCHVQYFMFYICSFKLGFAEAFLDHLWKKLHDPNNPSVIRQTAGSYIGSFLARAKFIPVVTVKACLDLLVNWMHKYIDNQDTGANAYCDVALHGPFYSTCQAAFYTLIFRHKQLLDGNLRKGLSYLQSLNFERIVMCQLNPLKICIPSVVNLFAAITRKYQLVFCYTIIERNNRQFIPVVRSGTGGDLVQTCTNPLDSFFPFDPYVLKRSKKIIDPFYQFWEELSAEDLENLKKPIKRGTSEDEDDDFLKGETPQNDGVVEIAPNSYESNTRSPLSSIGSPPDCYVQYPQ; encoded by the exons ATGCTGCGGGGGGACGAGTTCCTGAGCTCGCCGCCCAGGAAGGCGGTGCGCTTCGGGGGCACCCTGCCCGACATCCTGCTCAAGTACGGCCAG GGTGACACGACTGACTATGAGTTGTTAAAACACCAGCTGTCAGACCCAGACATAAAG gATGCCCAGATCATTAATTGGCTGCATGAGTTCCGAGCTTCTGTTACATACTTGACCAAGGACTTCGACCAACTGGTCAGCCTTTTGCTA AAGCTGCCATGGTTGCGAAGAAGCCGAGAAGTAGTGGAAGAATATCTGGGTTTTCTTGGCAATCTGGTGTCAGCACAAACTGTCCATCTTAGGCCATGCCTCCGCATGATTGTATCCCAGTTTGTTCCCC CTCGAATAACCATCAGGGAAGAAGATGTGGATATTTCAGAttctgatgatgatgatgaaa acctttctgaaaactttaatACATGCCATAGAGCATTGCAAACTGTTGTCAGATATGTTCCTTC aaCACTGCAATTTCTTATGCCAATACTTGTAGAAAGCTTTCCTTTCATTAATAAATCAGAAAGAACTCTG GAATGTTACGTACATAACCTGCTACGAGTAACAGTGTACCTTCCAACACTGAGGCTTCAGATTCTGGAGCTTATTGTTGAAAAACTGTTAAAGTTGGAT GTTAGTACTCCACAGCAAGATATTGAGGATGCTGAAGAAGCTGCTAATAACTCTGATAGTGTGGAAAAATCTGCAGAGGAGGGACTTTTTGACATG gaggaagatgaagaaagaaaaggaaacaaagttgTCTCTTCCAGTAGTGAGAGAATGGCCCATCCACTTGCGGAGCGGCTTGATATTTTGATGACCATCCTGTTTTCCTATATTAAAGATGTTTGCCATGTGGATG GCAAGCTTGATATCAACAAGACAAAGGATTTGTATCGGGACCTGGTTTCTGTTTTTGACAAGCTCATTTTACCAACTCATGCTTCATGTCACGTGCagtatttcatgttttacaTCTGTAGCTTTAAATTG GGTTTCGCTGAGGCATTTTTAGACCATCTTTGGAAAAAACTGCATGATCCAAACAATCCTTCAGTGATCAGGCAAACTGCTGGCAGCTATATTGGCAGCTTTTTGGCAAGAGCTAAATTTATTCCAGTTGT TACAGTAAAAGCATGCCTGGATCTGCTGGTTAATTGGATGCATAAATACATTGATAATCAGGATACAGGGGCTAATGCTTACTGTGATGTAGCTCTCCATGGGCCATTTTATTCTACATGTCAGGCAGCATTCTATACGCTTATTTTCCGTCACAAGCAGCTTTTGGATGGAAATTTAAGGAAAG GTCTGTCATATCTGCAGAGTTTAAATTTCGAGCGCATTGTCATGTGTCAACTGAACCCTCTGAAGATATGTATACCCTCTGTTGTGAACTTATTTGCTGCTATTACAAG gaaataccAGTTGGTGTTCTGCTACACAATTATTGAGAGGAACAACAGGCAGTTCATACCAGTTGTTCGGAGTGGAACTGGGGGTGACCTTGTGCAGACATGCACTAACCCACTTGACAGTTTCTTCCCCTTTGATCCCTATGTGCTCAAAAG gTCAAAGAAGATTATTGATCCTTTTTATCAGTTCTGGGAAGAATTGAGTGCTGAAGATCTTGAGAATCTGAAGAAACCCATTAAAAGG GGTACTtctgaagatgaagatgatgacTTCTTGAAAGGAGAAACTCCTCAAAATGATGGTGTGGTTGAAATTGCTCCAAATTCTTATGAGTCAAATACCCGGAGCCCATTGAGCAGCATTGGCTCTCCTCCAGACTGTTATGTGCAATATCCACAGTGA